The Lolium perenne isolate Kyuss_39 chromosome 6, Kyuss_2.0, whole genome shotgun sequence genome segment AGGAGTCGATGAAGCTATATTTTTTACATCCTGGTAAAGAGCTTGTCAATGGCTTGGTGTTACTGTATGATGATCTAGGATGTTTGAAGATGTCTGAGCACACAATAGATGGAGGTGTTGCAGATATATATGTCGAATACCACGGTCAGGAGGATGTTGTGAGTATATCTAGTGGTAGTGATTTTGAACATGAAATTGCTGGCTTAGCTGATTGTGAAAGTGACATATCGGATGTGCCTGAAGTTATGACTGCTGCGGATGATGAGAGTGTTCCTACTTCTACTTCTGTTGGTCAGCTAGAAAATGTGTTGGTGCCAGATGATTATGTTCTTACACAAGTGATGAGTTGTCCAGATAAGAATGCGAGTGGAAGAAGATCATTTGCGCAGAATTATGTGAGAAGGGATATTGACACAGGCTCACAAGGTATGACTGGAAATTCACAAGTTATCAATTCATCAATGCAATCTCAAGTGGAAATCCCTTTTTGTCAAGATATAGTGTTGAGAGATGCTGACATAGATGGAACTGAAAAAATAGGTGAAGAATATTCAGATTCGGAAGATAGTGACTATGTGCCACACAGTGATGACAGTGGAGAGGAGTCGGAGGTTGTGGATCTTAGAAAGAAAGCAAAACAGTTCAAGACAAAGATGAGAGCTTCTCAAAGATGGGTAGATGGTGAAAATGCTACCGGTGCAGTTTCTATTGACCTTGTAGCTAATGTTGAGGAAGTACTGGAAGAAATAAACAAAGAAGCTGAATTCGAGACctctgatgatgattattcttatGATAAGGAAGAAGAAGGCCACATTGTGAGAAAGAAGACTAAATATCCCAGATTTGATCCGAACACTGAAATACCTCTTTTCTGCTTGTCATATTTTGTTAGCTCCAGGGAAATGAACCTGTTATCATCATGTAATGCTTGAGGAAATGAGTAATCTCATGAAACAAAATCTCATATTTTGATAAGTGCTAGTGTGCTACCTATGCGCACTGAACCAGATATTCAGTTAGTTGTCATCTTTCACAAAGTTTCTTGAGTCCCTGCATAGATTATTTTTCGCAGCATGTAGCTCTGAGTTcttgtgatgcatcttctcaaagTGCACATTGATTTCTGTTGGTCGAAGTTTTTACTTGAAATGAAAACTGAGTGGTAGTAGTAGTCTGGCACTATATCTTCCTCTCATGTAGTACTAAAACTGAATATTTGGTCAAGGGCGATTCACTTTAAAACAAGGAAAATGAACCTGTCCATCTGCAACTTTCCCTGCTGCTACTGGCCCTGGAAGAAAACGAAAGAGAGAGGTTCTCCCTGGAATGATGGAATGATGGGTTACACTGCATCTGGGAACTACTaaaaaagctgctgaaatttcgaAGTTAACTTGATATTTTGTTATCTGCTATACATGTGCACTTAACCAGAATTCAGCTAGTTGTCATATTTAATGCAATTCTGGTACTTCTAGTTTAATCTTGTGATATTGTGTGAATTTCTGGGCACTGAACCTGCTATGTTTAAGTTATGTGAATGCAAATTACTTTAGCCTGCTATTTTTTTTGGAAAAGATCCAATTTATTTCATTGCACAAATATGCATACAATGCTTGCATAACATAGCAAATAAGTTCTGGCATTACAATGGAAACAACTGCTGCCATTTCTCTTCCTACTAACCTGAAACTACAATTCCTGCAACTACAATCGCATACACAAAGCATTTATATACATTGTATTTCTCTCCCTTTTCTCCAATCTTGCTTTAATTGCATCCATTTGGGCATCTTCCGATCAATGTCCTCTGTAAACGCAGCAACAATCCTACCAGCTCTGTCTATTCATGTGGAGCTACAACTTGGTCCTGCAGACTCCACACTGCATCGTGGATATCACCTAGCAAATCGAGAAGAAAAGGCGTTGTTGAGGGATCGCACCACTCAACGTAGCTACAGCCTCCCGCCTATAAAATTGGAAACAGAAATTAGCAAAAAACATCGGCAAAAGGGACAAATTGATAGACAGAACAGAGGAGATGGAACACTCACCATTACGGAACCGGCGACCGCGTCGGCCCGCAAGGAAGATGCGCCAGATGAAGAAGACATCAGTCCGTTCCAAACTACGTCCGCCACCGCCCGCCGCCTCGCGCCGCCGCCCACCGTCCCCTGCTCAGTCTCCTTGCGAGACAAACCCTACTATCTGTTCCCCTCTTGTTCGATTCGATTAGAACGACCGAAGTCGTTTACACATGACCCAACCTACGTGGATAGTACTTAACCAGCCAGTCAACAATCCCAGCGTTGACCCTTGGCACGTCAGCGAATCAGGCGCGGAAACAAGCATCACGCGAGAACAGACCGGGATAAGTGAGTTGAGGGTGCTCGTTTCTGGGATTAAAAGTTGCGGGTTCAATTTCAACTTCATCTACAACCACAAGGTTTTTTTCAGACTTTACTCATTAAACAATCACCCCCTAGCCCAAGCAAAACAGGAAAACAATTAAACAATGATCCCCACCATCATTTCCCTCCTCCTTAATTAACCCATTCACCAACCCAAAACAGACCGAAAATATACAAAAGGAAATCTTTATCTTAAAAAATCCCATCCATTTGCAATAAATAATTTCCTTTGTTTAGATTATCAAATTTATTTattactagcatctaagtattaaACCATTTCGATCTCTTTTTATTTCTCCCTGCATTTCTTTCCCATCTCTGCCTCTGTTTGTTTCCTTCTTCCTTCTCCGTCCCCTGTCTCTCTCTCTTCGTTCTTGAATTCCTCGCCGGCCGGCTCGCCGGAGAACTGCACCGGCTTGGTGCTCCTGATACCGCGCCGGAGTCCGAGTTCTGACTGGGCTTGAGTTCATCAAGTTTGAACGTTGGAGTTGGAGCTTTTGATTCGAATTTCCTTCTCCTGCTGCTCTTGATCGTGCTCGTGTGGTGCGGAGAAGCGGCGCGGTCTCTGCTGATGGTCTTGTCCCGGCGAGGAGCGAGGTAGAGTTTGGCATGGAGCAAGCGACGGAGACCGCGGCCGCGCAGCCGGCGCCGGAGACCACGGAGGCGACGccaccggctcctcctcctcctcctcctgcggcggcggcggtcgtgACTGTGGCGACGGCTGGGAGaggggaggggaagcggaagaggGGGAGGCCGAGGAAGTACGGGGTGGACGGCGGTCCGGTGCGGCCGCTGAAGGCGACGCCGATCTCGGCGTCGGTGCCGGACGACTCCGGCGGGGGCCAGTACACGCCCGCGGCGTCCGTGGGGGCCGTCATGAAGCGGGGCAGGGGCTCGGGCCGCCCAGTGGGGTTCGTCAGCCGTGCGGCGCCGGTCGTGGCGGTGACCGCCGCGACGCCGACCGCCGCGGTGGTCGTCTCTACGCCGCCACCCTCCGCCGCCGTTGCCCAGAAGCAGCAGCTCGCGCCACAGGTAGTCGCCGTTGTCCAGAAGCAACAGCCCGCACCACAGCTAGGCACTGCGTCAGGTACTACTCGTCGCCGACAGAGCTCTACTCCTAGTTTTTGTGAGGAAATTTCCTGGTAATTTCGTGCGATCTTCATCTCAAATCGGGATTCAAGCCTGTAGAGCCTAATTATGATTATTTTAGTTTGGTGATGGGCTGTTTAGCCGGGGCTTAGGTGGGTGGTGTGTCATGTGGTAATTGAGAGAGACAAGCCAGGAAGAGACAAGGAGAAAGGGACTATCTAGTGAGTCTAGGTAGGTCTAGGTGAACTGACCTTTCATAAGTCAATCTTGTGTGGCACTCTGGCTGCGAGTGGGATCGTGGCAAACTAATTCTGCAAAACTTAGGCCTTTGTGTGTCATGTTTGGGCTCCTTTTGAAACATAGGAACTCATAGGAACCAAAGAACACAGAAAAACAATCAAAACTTTTGCTTGGACGTCACGCGGGGAAAACACAGGAATTATAGACAAACAGAGAAGAAATACCTCTTGTTCGATTTCCTCAGAAATTCTTATGGAATGGTCCTACATAGAAATTTCAAACGAATGTAGGATACCAATTCCTTTGTTCCAAACGGCACCTAGGATTTTTAAGTCCTATGTTTTTCCATAGTTACAAACTCGGCCTAAATCTGGTGTTATGTACTTTCATTCGGAAACATGTATATATTTATTTATGGTTGGACGAATAACTACTTATATAGTGAAGTTGCTCCCAGTACATTTGGAAAGTGTTACCCAATTAGGCCAACCATGACACTGACGGCATTTACTTTATATATCCATATATTGTATGCTGATAGCTTCATAATTTTCTCTAGGAGGGTCAATCTGGGAAACAACACTAATATTGATCGACTTGTTGAATGGCATTGTGTTTTTCTATGATGAATGCTACAATTAATAAGGATGTTGACCGTTCCCAGTAATTATATTTATTTGAGGCCCTAACATAGAATGAAATTTGGTTTAAATACAATGTTATTCCTGTCCCGTGCTTGATAAACATGAATGTTTGTGAATACTCAAAGTGCACATTCTCCTGATAATTATGTAATTCAGTCTCTGTGCTGAGAAACTTTATATTCATGAACAGGTGATGTGGTAGGATGTGCTTCTGGTGCAAATTTTACACCTCATATCTTGAATGTTGTTGCCGGTGAGGTATGGCAAGTCTTAACTATCTTTGTCTATTACATTTACTTGAACAATACGCTTTGACCTTGAATTTATCTCTGTGTGAAGTTTATATAATTTTCCATGATCAATTACCTGACTTTATTTTGTTATATCAGGATATTAATATGAAGGTTATATCTTTCTCGCAACAAGGTCCAAGGGCAATTTGCATTCTGTCTGCCAATGGTATGATCTCCAATGTTACGCTACGTCAGCATGATTCTTTAGGTGGTACCGTGACTTATGAGGTTTGTTCACTTTTTTTCCTTTTGAGATGATATTACTACATtatggcaaagcttttgccttcgTTAAAAAAAAGAAGATATTACTACATTATGCTCCTTTTTGTTGTGTCCATGTTTCATTTATGTGTTGATGGATTCAATTGATTCAACTGGTTGTTACTTAACAACCCCTTTTTTCCAGCAATTATATGTTTACATTGATGTGTCTCTAATGTATTTGTCCCTTCAAAATGACATATCTCAAATTTCAACTAGATAAACAGAAGCTTTAAAAATTCCAAAACGGATGTGTGATTTTATTTATTGAAAATCATGTGTCAGTATTAGAATGTGCACATTATTAGTACCAGCTCTGGTAGAAAATTCTGTAATTCTGAGAAATTTAACAAAAGTATGAGGTTATACTGAACAAAGTGTGCAGCCACCTCGAGGGCAGGTGAAACTAAGAAAGAGATAGAAAATAATTTAAAAGTTGCATCCAAAACTACACCAAAGCGAAATCTGTGTGCTGCCAGCAATTGCGATAGGAAACGATGATGAATTTTCCATGAACCAAATCTACCTTTATCATCTCCATCATGAATGGCAGATGCAAGGAAATTTGTTGGAAACTAGTAGCACGCCACTCTCACGAAGCTACATGGAAATTTATGTGCATAGTAATGGAAAGCATATGAACAGTGGTGACCTCCAAATTTCCAACAACTGATGTGTGCAGCACTAGCTCAACTTGGTAAACATCTAGCCTGCCTAATTTCCAACGACTAGCGTGTACAGTTTGCACATTATGAATACCAATTCTGATAATGTGCCACACCAACGCGAAATCATTCGTGCTGCCGCCATCGTTTGACTTGATAGATAGGACATCGTTAGTATCCTGGTACATATTGTAGTATCTTACGATTTTACTATACTACCACTGCCAATCGATACGTATCATAATGCTATCTTAATCTGGTAGTATCATGATGGTATCTTATTAATCCGGTAGTATCATACTCGTATCATGGTATCTTTAGTATCCCAATACAAAGTCAATACCATACGATACCACACTTATGCTAAAAAATAAGGGCACAAAGGTGTGGCAATCTAAAGAGTAAAAGTTGTCTTGGAGTAACAAGGCGAACTCATCAACATTTAAATAGCACATCTTCCATTAGTTTGGGCGTGATGAGCATAAAAAAAATTATAGTCAAAGAAAGCAGTTAACCAGCTATTTGTGTGTACTGGAATTGAATTATATTGGCGTGTTAACTAGCTATTTATGCTGCCAATAAAGCGAAATAAATTAAGTAGCTcagaattaaaattaataattaaaTTTAAATGCATTTGAGGTATATTATTAATATAAACATATATTTTATTAAAAAATAAATCTCATAGTATTGTGGTATTACGATATGATACCGCTGACGATAAAACGATACTACCTAGTATGCCGATACTGAAAACACTCGGGCCAAGTCACTAGAAGGAATTTTTCATGATCCAAAGCTATCTTTGTAGCAAATTCAATGAAAATTGGTGGAAACTAACAACATGACTCTGGAGCCAGCAGGGGGCAGGCTAGGGTCATGGCCCCCCTCATGGTGAATTTTTTTGTTAAAAAGGTAAAAAACCCTGGTTAATATGTATATTTGACCTGCAATTTGCCTATATTTACTTATATGGCCCACTCCAATAAATTTTACATACAACTGGCCCCCTGTCTTGCTTTCCTGGCTCCGTCCCTGATATTTTGCATATGCATCTCAGTCAGACATGGTCAGTCCTTATAGGTAGTGGAAAAATATAAACGATGGTGACCTCCCTATCATTCCAGCTTTCCTAGTTCTTCTTCCAAGCGCAGGATAACCCCAAGGGGTTGTGGTTTTTTTTTTCCTAGTTCTGCCTAACTGCCTTTATTTGGACAAACTTGTGAAATCCCAATCCGCAATCAAGTCACTTCATCTTATTCTGACTGTGGTAGTAGCACTACTGTACTGATTAACTGTACAGATCATTGCGAAAAACAAAATGTTTCAATCAATACATCATTGACTTTCCTACATGATATTCTAGTCTTTTGATTAGGGATATGCTTAAGACATAGGGATGAACAATTTTGCACCAAAGAACTGATATACTCTGAAATCCTTTGTCGTAACTGATGTGCTGTTGATCCAGGGCCGCTTTGAGCTACTTTCCCTGTCTGGATCTTTTACGCCGACAGACAACGGGGGGACCAGAGACCGCTCCGGTGGAATGAGCGTCTCTCTCGCCGCTGCTGATGGTCGCGTCATCGGAGGCGGCGTGGCCGGCCTCCTTGTGGCTGCTAGCCCTGTTCAGGTGATCGATCAGCCATTGTTAAGCCACATGGATGAATTCTACTGCCTCTGTATTTATTTCTTTATACTTATCCTGTTTGGACATTGTCACAACTGCCAGGTTGTGGTGGGAAGCTTCTTCCCGAGCTACCAGATGGACCAGAACGCCAAGAAGCCGGTGGTAGAGATGAAGACGGTGTCAACACAGCCGACACAGCCGGCCGTGGGGTTCACCATTTCCAGCGGCGGCGACATGGCGGACTCCTACAGCGGCAGCCAGCAGCCCAAGGGCGGCAACTCGACGTCGGCTTTCAGGGTGGAGAACTGGACCGCGCACCCCGCGGTGCCGGCTGAGGCGAGgaggacgccgccaccgccgtcgtcGGAGGCCAAAGTCCCCGTCCCCGGAGGTTGATGAAGGCGACAGATAGTGATTCAGAAGCAGCAGGAGGCTCTGCGAATGTGCGAATGTGCAAATGTGCAGGgaaattcaccatatctattttaCAGAAAAATTCAATTCAACAGTGAAAAAAAACACATAAATATATGAATATGCTGTGCGATATTCCTTGTGGATCCATTTGTTTGGCCTAAATGATTAAATCTAGCTCGGCTATATACTTTCTCTCTGTCAAGCTACTCAGCTACTTTATGTAGTCTCCTGGTCAGATATTGGTCATTTGATCAAGGAATTTTCAGAGTCGACATGCATGCAACGACGTCCTTTTGACTTTGGATTGCCACTTGGTCTATGGGTTATCTTTGCAGCGTCTCGGCTATCTACACTGTCGCTCTCACGAGACGCGGTCGCTGGTTACTTCTCCTGGTTTTACTCTTACGTCCAGGCCGGCAGAGGCTGCATAGCTGATGACTTTTGTTTAAGTTTTTTGAACCTTAGTGATCATGTTACTTTCGTGGTAAGAGCATCAGCACGTACCTACGCGAGTAAAGGAAATCGTCGTTCTTTCCACTATCTCGTGATCTAGAATTATATATCCATTTCTGGACTTAGTTATATCCAGTTACTTCGTGGTAAGAGCATCTTCAGAAATAAAGAAACTTGGTTGAACTTTCAACTGTTGTGATCTAGCTAAAATAAATGATAATTTAGTCACTTTTTTCGGCGGATGATCTGACTTTATTGATTAACTAACATGGCTACATCAGCTAAAAGAAACTGAAACACACGAGAGCAACGGATAATATACACCCATCCTCCTTTTTTGAAATGGAGGATGACCCATAGCCTCTGCATCGAAAAAAAGATACATACAACCttctttattaaattattcgTAAAAATCTTACAAAGAGCATACAATAAGATAACCCGAAGCCACCGCTCAACACTTACAATCCCGACAATGAGAgaaatgagagaaactcatgccaGTAGGGCCTTGTGCCCTGAAAACACGGAAAACCCCATCAGCTAGATACCACGAACTATCGCATATCCTAGGCCACCCTCTAGGTGAAACGGGAGCGCACATCCGCTACAATAGACTCTTAACAAACACATCTGTGATGCACGCTGAAGaagtcgtcgccgccgtcgatccaCCAAGCCATCTTCAAGTTAAAAAAAACTGCATACACTTCGCCAGACTTGTCATTGacgccaccatgacgccagataTCGCCACCAACCTGCGTGAGTCCGTCCAGCCACGTCCATTGTCaataccctgcagcaccatgccgGCGAGACCCGCCAACGTCGACGCAGTAGATGGAACACCGTGCCGTCGGATGACTCCCTATAGGCATCTCGTGTTCCAAAAATGATGCCCTCAAGAGGGGAAACGACACTGGAGGTGTCGCCATCGTCCGATCTAAAAATTTAGATCTGGGATATACCCCGGAACAAGAGGCTGAGGGCGGATCCGTGTCAACGATGCCTTCAACAAAGTGATGACGCCCGAGGACGTCACCATCGTTGGCTCCGACCAAATCGGAACCTGGTTCTCACCGGCTAGCCTTCGCCCCATCTGCCGTCGATCTGCCTGAAGAGGATTCGATGCCGTCCACACACCGTCGTCGAGGAGTCGAGGACGTCGCGCTATGGTTCCCAGCAGCACCACGTCCAAGTCCTCGTAGCCgaccagccgccgccatcgccagcCGTGGATCCACGTGAGAGGGTGCAAGGAGACGAGCTAGGAGGACCCCGCTGGCGCTGGAAAGGCTTTGCCCAGCTGCGCCCTTTGGCGGTGACGGAGGGAGAGAGGGTGGGTGGAGGAGGGAggtgggcggcggctagggtttccctcGCTGCCCGCGTGGGGGCTAACCACAATTCAATGACTCAAACCTCTTATGGTCTCCTTGGTTCACATAAATCAAAACCCGTAAATTAGTGAAGAGTTAGAAATTGCAAGAATTGTTCTTGAGTAGTTAATTGAGGAATTTCCATGAAATTTTCAACCACCTCTACAACAGGGGGAAGGGGAGTTGCAACTGAAAACACACCAAAGCGAAACCAGTGTGCTGCCGCTATCATTTGACTTGAGTAGTTAGGCCAAGTCACTGTTAGGAAATTTCCATGACCCAGAACTACCTTTTTATCATCTCTAAGATGAACTCTAAGTTCAAGGAAATTTGGTGGAAATTAACAACCGGACATCCTGAAGAAGTTAGATGGAATTTATGTGCACCTCTTGTATATGCATCTAAGTCACACATGGTCAGTACTTACAAGTAGTGAAAAATGTACAAAAAATGGTGACCTTTTCTTATAATTCCAACTTTCCTGACTAGGTGCTTTTTGGGGGCAAACTTGTGAAGTCCGAAGCTGCAATCAGGTCACTTCATCTGATGCTAATTGtggtactccctccataccgattTATTACTATATTATGCACTTTAAGAAAAAACTTTAACCtttaatttggtcaacaaaatgatAACATATAGCACAAAAACTATAccatttttgtggcatatatctcatatttCGTTGGTCAAATCAATGATCTATTTTTTTTATCAAAGTGAGTAATACCCTAATAAACCGGCATGGGGGGAGTATCATTGCATATAATATCTGGTCAAAGTAAAAAAAAAGTTTGACTATTTATGTAACAAAATACATGAAATTTTACAAGATAAATCAATGTTATTAGAATTATGATTAAATATATTTTCATACTATATACATTTCATATTATAGATATTGATATTTTTTGCCATATAGCTAGTCGAACTTTATAAAGTTTGATTTTGACTAAAAATCATAAGCAACATATTTTAGGATGGAGTGTGTATTATTTCGCAGTTATTTTACAAGTGTACTTGAGGTTTGTACATTGAAAGAAATAAAGGGTATACTAAAATGATCAGATGAAACTATCTACCAGGGCCGACAAAAAAGCCATATCTCTTTCTCGTTGCTTTAATATTTCAACCACTTAAGCTCATATTTTAAAAAATAGTTCCGCATCTATATAGATCTGGCTGACTTCCTTGGAAAATGCCAGGTTCAGAGATCATTCTGAAAACTTTGCTTTGATCCTCGAAATAggttttcgccccgctatattaatatagcaaccaagatacaacaagcatgTTGGGATCGCAGCACAACCAGACCCAAAAAAGAAACACAAAGAAAGATAAGAGAAACAAATACCGACTACGGCTGAGCGACGAACACGAAAACAACTCGCAACCGATGCGCCCTCCGAAAAAAGTACCACCACGCTCCTCGCAATCCGAATCGCCGCATAcgaagcaacaccttcaacaaggaaaacgatgacgacgccgctgctgcccggacAAGTCCTAGGGTTTCCCTCGGTATGCGGAGGTGATGAGGGAGAGGTACACGCGACACCCTTCAAGAAGGAATGGCGGCCCCCACAGGTGTCGCCGCGTCGGTGTCGGACAAGCCGgcagggatttctcccgacccAGACCGCCACCACCCCGAACAATCCGAATTGCTCCATCCTACCCGTCGTCCACTAGCGTATGCCACCACGGTCTTGAAGCCATCCTCGCCGCTGCTCAAAGGTCACCAACACAAAGCCTAGAAGCAGAAAAGGCGAGCGCAAGGTCGGGAATAGCAGCAGCACAACCACGCGGGAGGGAACAAACTCCACCGCCAGAACTGGCGGTAGTCGACCGGACGTAGCAGCAAGAACAAGCCAGGCCCAACCTAGCCCGACAGAGTGCTCGCCGCCACGCTGCAACTGGTCGGTTGTGTGCCGCTGTCGCCAACCACTGTCACCACACCTTCGCTGCTACCAGGGGCGCCGACGTCGAGCTAGGGGCCAGAGGCCCGCCCCAACCTAGATCGGGCCTAGATCTGGGCAGAGCGGGCGCCACCAGCCGCCCGGCCACTCCGCCGCCCCGCTGCCAAAGGCAGCGTCGCCGCGTCCGCTCCCAGCCGGCCTGCGAAAACCACACCGCCAGGTCGACCGCCGCCATCGAGGAGCCGCCCGCGCCCCCCTCCGCGCGATGGGTAAAGGCGGCCCCGCCGCCACCGGCACTGCACGGACAACGCCCGGCGGCCCACGCCGATGGCGGCGGCGGAGAGAGCTGGGGGGAGGGAGGGCCTAGGGTTTCGCCCGTCGCCCACGGGGGCGAGCGAGCGAAGCGGTTTTTCGTTTCTCTAACTTTGCTTTGATCAACGTATCATCATTTTTATATCCGGTATTCCAGCCTTTTGATTACGGATATGCATAAAAGCTTAGGCTGAACCAAGTTTGCATCAAAGAATGGTATCACTTCGTTCCACAATATAAGCCGTTTTAGAAGCTATTTGTAGTTTGTTATTGTGGAATGGAGGTGTAGTATGTCAGACTTAATTAGTTTGCTAAAACGGCCTATATTGTGGAATGAAGGTGTAGTACAATactaagagcacaccgaaacagcggtggctaaagaggggggcaacagcaatgtttaggcttaattgcgaaaaccatgtgaaagccaggatttaaACTTGAGACATGGGGCTCTGAtatcatgttaagcttcatgcactagccacttgaaccaaaagtccgaactgatggaaagggctaggcaatccacatatatacttcacaacacccccactcgcatgtgacgggagaagagaaagtcaacacgtgaaagaagaagagcacaccaaaacagcggtggctaaagaggggggcaacaataatttttaggcttaattgcgaaaaccatgaacaacatcaatttttaggcttaattgcgaaaaccatgtgaaagccaggatttgaactcgagacctggggctctgataccatgttaagcttcatgcactagccacttgaaccaaaagtccgaactgatggaaagggctaggcaatccacatatacacttcacaacaagtACTACCTTCGTTTCAAGGAATAAAGCGTCCTtgttttacgtgttttttgtttgaccaataACTACTTCAAATACGTAAAGATTGTTAGTATGaaattaacatcattagaaagtgtttttcagTACGAATCCAAcagtactaattacatataatataatcaaaattttattgctcaatttttatagttaaagttcgtcttgaaatacgtgtgcgccttattacttaaaacggaggtagtatgttAGAGTCCTGTCGTTCCGACAGACAACGGCGGAACCAGAGACCGCCGCGGTGGAATGAATGCCATCGGAGGCGGCGTGGCTGGCCTCTTTGTGGCTGCTAGTCCTGTTCAGGTGATCGATCAACCATTGTCAAATGTCAAGCCACATGAATGAATTAAACTGGCTCTGTATTTAATTTTTACTTCCTCATGTTTGGCGTTGTCACGGTTTTCTGGATGTGCCGCTCTCTTTTCTGGATGTGTCGCCTGTTCAGCTTCTACGCTTCTTCTGGCACGAGCTGCGCTCTCGTTGTTTAGTTCTCCTGGTTTTACTCGTCTAGGCCAGCACAGGCTGCAGCGCTAATGACTTTTGTTTATACCCTTTTTGAATCTTTTAGTGATCATGTTACTTTCGTGGTAAGAGCGTGCGCACCTACACAAGTAAAGTCAGTCGTCGCCCTTTCAACAATCTGGTCATCTAGAATGATTATTTACCCTTTTCTGGACTTCAGTTATTTCGAGTCGTCACAGCATCAACAAA includes the following:
- the LOC127308617 gene encoding AT-hook motif nuclear-localized protein 2, whose product is MEQATETAAAQPAPETTEATPPAPPPPPPAAAAVVTVATAGRGEGKRKRGRPRKYGVDGGPVRPLKATPISASVPDDSGGGQYTPAASVGAVMKRGRGSGRPVGFVSRAAPVVAVTAATPTAAVVVSTPPPSAAVAQKQQLAPQVVAVVQKQQPAPQLGTASGDVVGCASGANFTPHILNVVAGEDINMKVISFSQQGPRAICILSANGMISNVTLRQHDSLGGTVTYEGRFELLSLSGSFTPTDNGGTRDRSGGMSVSLAAADGRVIGGGVAGLLVAASPVQVVVGSFFPSYQMDQNAKKPVVEMKTVSTQPTQPAVGFTISSGGDMADSYSGSQQPKGGNSTSAFRVENWTAHPAVPAEARRTPPPPSSEAKVPVPGG